In the genome of Trichomycterus rosablanca isolate fTriRos1 chromosome 24, fTriRos1.hap1, whole genome shotgun sequence, one region contains:
- the LOC134302148 gene encoding oocyte zinc finger protein XlCOF8.4-like: protein MADLESLNSFMCDRLMAVAVEIFQIVKDTVIQYQEEVQRHKQENVYLRKMLAELSSTNTATAPQICHTTEFPSEQPNTNQVMLDSENSLIQVKLELSTMQQNLASPLPINDQPACCIPPEAAKGPCNPAVTEQEVMVKLEHSDTQALHSAPPNSSAQNNQSQFEPDPHTSAQSDMSQLPFHLQSPVAQRLFRSKMSRKPCRKGGHLKARKVPRSDGAKLRCDLCGKWYSTTHSLKLHLRTHTGERPFQCKFCVKTFHQKVHLKEHERTHTGEKPFSCSACGKFFSRSHQIKMHIQNHHPNHSATIIKHPQYK from the exons ATGGCAGATTTGGAGTCTCTAAACTCGTTTATGTGTGACAGGTTAATGGCGGTAGCAGTAGAGATATTTCAGATAGTGAAGGATACGGTTATTCAGTATCAGGAGGAGGTGCAGAGACATAAACAGGAAAATGTTTATCTGAGGAAAATGCTGGCGGAACTGAGCAGCACCAACACTGCAACAG CTCCACAAATCTGCCACACCACTGAGTTTCCTTCAGAGCAGCCAAACACCAATCAAGTGATGCTGGACTCTGAGAACTCACTAATACAAGTAAAGCTGGAGCTCAGTACCATGCAGCAGAATCTTGCGTCACCCCTGCCTATAAACGATCAACCTGCATGCTGTATACCTCCAGAAGCTGCTAAAGGTCCCTGTAACCctgctgtcacagagcaggAGGTCATGGTCAAACTAGAGCACAGTGACACCCAAGCTCTTCACAGTGCACCCCCAAACTCCTCTGCACAAAACAATCAAAGTCAGTTCGAACCGGACCCCCACACGTCCGCTCAGAGTGACATGTCTCAGCTACCATTTCACCTGCAAAGTCCAGTTGCACAGCGCTTGTTTCGTTCCAAGATGTCTCGGAAACCTTGCAGAAAGGGCGGCCATTTAAAGGCACGCAAGGTACCACGCTCTGACGGAGCCAAACTCCGATGTGATCTGTGTGGGAAGTGGTACAGTACCACGCACTCTCTTAAACTGCACCTAAGAACACACACGGGGGAGAGGCCGTTTCAGTGCAAGTTCTGCGTTAAGACTTTTCATCAGAAGGTGCATTTAAAGGAACACGAGAGAACCCACACGGGTGAAAAACCCTTTAGCTGTTCGGCTTGTGGAAAATTTTTCAGCCGCTCTCACCAGATCAAAATGCACATTCAGAACCATCATCCAAACCATTCAGCAACCATTATAAAACATCCACAATATAAATGA